A window from Pongo abelii isolate AG06213 chromosome 6, NHGRI_mPonAbe1-v2.0_pri, whole genome shotgun sequence encodes these proteins:
- the SMURF1 gene encoding E3 ubiquitin-protein ligase SMURF1 isoform X5 → MEEPAPYTDSTGAAAGGGNCRFVESPSQDQRLQAQRLRNPDVRGSLQTPQNRPHGHQSPELPEGYEQRTTVQGQVYFLHTQTGVSTWHDPRIPRDLNSVNCDELGPLPPGWEVRSTVSGRIYFVDHNNRTTQFTDPRLHHIMNHQCQLKEPSQPLPLPSEGSLEDEELPAQRYERDLVQKLKVLRHELSLQQPQAGHCRIEVSREEIFEESYRQIMKMRPKDLKKRLMVKFRGEEGLDYGGVAREWLYLLCHEMLNPYYGLFQYSTDNIYMLQINPDSSINPDHLSYFHFVGRIMGLAVFHGHYINGGFTVPFYKQLLGKPIQLSDLESVDPELHKSLVWILENDITPVLDHTFCVEHNAFGRILQHELKPNGRNVPVTEENKKEYVRLYVNWRFMRGIEAQFLALQKGFNELIPQHLLKPFDQKELELIIGGLDKIDLNDWKSNTRLKHCVADSNIVRWFWQAVETFDEERRARLLQFVTGSTRVPLQGFKALQGSTGAAGPRLFTIHLIDANTDNLPKAHTCFNRIDIPPYESYEKLYEKLLTAVEETCGFAVE, encoded by the exons ATGGAGGAACCAGCCCCTTACACAGATAGCACCGGTGCTGCTGCTGGAGGAGGGAACTGCAGGTTCGTGGAGTCCCCAAGTCAAGATCAAAGACTTCAGGCACAGCGGCTTCGAAACCCTGATGTGCGAGGTTCACTACAGACGCCCCAGAACCGACCACACGGCCACCAGTCCCCGGAACTGCCCGAAGGCTACG AACAAAGAACAACAGTCCAGGGCCAAGTTTACTTTTTGCACACACAGACTGGAGTTAGCACATGGCACGACCCCAGGATACCAAG AGACCTTAACAGTGTGAATTGTGATGAACTTGGACCACTGCCGCCAGGCTGGGAAGTCAGAAGTACAGTTTCTGGGAGGATATATTTTGTAGATCATAATAACCGAACAACCCAGTTTACAGACCCAAGGTTACACCACATCATGAa TCACCAGTGCCAACTCAAGGAGCCCAGCCAGCCGCTGCCACTGCCCAGCGAGGGCTCTCTGGAGGACGAGGAGCTTCCTGCCCAGAGATACGAAAGAGATCTAGTCCAGAAGCTGAAAGTCCTCAGACACGAACTGTCGCTTCAGCAGCCCCAAGCTGGTCATTGCCGCATCGAAGTGTCCAGAGAAGAAATCTTCGAG GAGTCTTACCGCCAGATAATGAAGATGCGACCGAAAGACTTGAAAAAACGGCTGATGGTGAAATTCCGTGGGGAAGAAGGTTTGGATTACGGTGGTGTGGCCAG GGAGTGGCTTTACTTGCTGTGCCATGAAATGCTGAATCCTTATTACGGGCTCTTCCAGTATTCTACGGACAATATTTACATGTTGCAAATAAATCCGGATTCTTCAATCAACCCC GACCACTTGTCTTATTTCCACTTTGTGGGGCGGATCATGGGGCTGGCTGTGTTCCATGGACACTACATCAACGGGGGCTTCACAGTGCCCTTCTATAAGCAGCTGCTGGGGAAGCCCATCCAGCTCTCAGATCTGGAATCTGTGGACCCGGAGCTGCATAAGAGCTTGGTGTGGATCCT AGAGAACGACATCACGCCTGTACTGGACCACACCTTCTGCGTGGAACACAACGCCTTCGGGCGGATCCTGCAGCATGAACTGAAACCCAATGGCAGAAATGTGCCAGTCACGGAGGAGAACAAGAAAGAATACGTCCG GTTGTACGTAAACTGGAGGTTTATGAGAGGAATTGAAGCCCAGTTCTTAGCTCTGCAGAAGGGGTTCAATGAGCTCATCCCTCAACATCTGCTGAAGCCTTTTGACCAGAAGGAACTGGAG CTGATCATAGGCGGCCTGGATAAAATAGACTTGAACGACTGGAAGTCGAACACGCGGCTGAAGCACTGTGTGGCCGACAGCAACATCGTGCGGTGGTTCTGGCAAGCAGTGGAGACGTTCGATGAAGAAAGGAGGGCCAGGCTCCTGCAGTTTGTGACTGGGTCCACGCGAGTCCCGCTCCAAGGCTTCAAGGCTTTGCAAG GTTCTACAGGCGCGGCAGGGCCCCGGCTGTTCACCATCCACCTGATAGACGCGAACACAGACAACCTTCCGAAGGCCCATACCTG CTTTAACCGGATCGACATTCCACCATATGAGTCCTATGAGAAGCTCTACGAGAAGCTGCTGACAGCCGTGGAGGAGACCTGCGGGTTTGCTGTGGAGTGA
- the SMURF1 gene encoding E3 ubiquitin-protein ligase SMURF1 isoform X3, with translation MSNPGTRRNGSSIKIRLTVLCAKNLAKKDFFRLPDPFAKIVVDGSGQCHSTDTVKNTLDPKWNQHYDLYVGKTDSITISVWNHKKIHKKQGAGFLGCVRLLSNAISRLKDTGYQRLDLCKLNPSDTDAVRGQIVVSLQTRDRIGSGGSVVDCRGLLENEGTVYEDSGPGRPLSCFMEEPAPYTDSTGAAAGGGNCRFVESPSQDQRLQAQRLRNPDVRGSLQTPQNRPHGHQSPELPEGYEQRTTVQGQVYFLHTQTGVSTWHDPRIPRDLNSVNCDELGPLPPGWEVRSTVSGRIYFVDHNNRTTQFTDPRLHHIMNHQCQLKEPSQPLPLPSEGSLEDEELPAQRYERDLVQKLKVLRHELSLQQPQAGHCRIEVSREEIFEESYRQIMKMRPKDLKKRLMVKFRGEEGLDYGGVAREWLYLLCHEMLNPYYGLFQYSTDNIYMLQINPDSSINPDHLSYFHFVGRIMGLAVFHGHYINGGFTVPFYKQLLGKPIQLSDLESVDPELHKSLVWILENDITPVLDHTFCVEHNAFGRILQHELKPNGRNVPVTEENKKEYVRLYVNWRFMRGIEAQFLALQKGFNELIPQHLLKPFDQKELELIIGGLDKIDLNDWKSNTRLKHCVADSNIVRWFWQAVETFDEERRARLLQFVTGSTRVPLQGFKALQGSTGAAGPRLFTIHLIDANTDNLPKAHTCFNRIDIPPYESYEKLYEKLLTAVEETCGFAVE, from the exons tgtTATGTGCCAAGAACCTTGCAAAGAAAGACTTCTTCA GGCTCCCCGACCCTTTTGCAAAGATTGTCGTGGATGGGTCTGGGCAGTGCCACTCAACCGACACTGTGAAAAACACATTGGACCCAAAGTGGAACCAGCACTatgatct ATATGTTGGGAAAACGGATTCGATAACAATTAGCGTGTGGAACCACAAGAAAATTCACAAGAAACAGGGAGCTGGCTTCCTGGGCTGTGTGCGGCTGCTCTCCAATGCCATCAGCAGATTAAAAGATACCGGAT ACCAGCGTTTGGATCTATGCAAACTAAACCCCTCAGATACTGATGCAGTTCGTGGCCAGATAGTGG tcAGTTTACAGACACGAGACAGAATAGGAAGCGGCGGCTCGGTGGTGGACTGCAGAGGACTGTTAGAAAATGAAGG AACGGTGTATGAAGACTCGGGGCCTGGGAGGCCGCTCAGCTGCTTCATGGAGGAACCAGCCCCTTACACAGATAGCACCGGTGCTGCTGCTGGAGGAGGGAACTGCAGGTTCGTGGAGTCCCCAAGTCAAGATCAAAGACTTCAGGCACAGCGGCTTCGAAACCCTGATGTGCGAGGTTCACTACAGACGCCCCAGAACCGACCACACGGCCACCAGTCCCCGGAACTGCCCGAAGGCTACG AACAAAGAACAACAGTCCAGGGCCAAGTTTACTTTTTGCACACACAGACTGGAGTTAGCACATGGCACGACCCCAGGATACCAAG AGACCTTAACAGTGTGAATTGTGATGAACTTGGACCACTGCCGCCAGGCTGGGAAGTCAGAAGTACAGTTTCTGGGAGGATATATTTTGTAGATCATAATAACCGAACAACCCAGTTTACAGACCCAAGGTTACACCACATCATGAa TCACCAGTGCCAACTCAAGGAGCCCAGCCAGCCGCTGCCACTGCCCAGCGAGGGCTCTCTGGAGGACGAGGAGCTTCCTGCCCAGAGATACGAAAGAGATCTAGTCCAGAAGCTGAAAGTCCTCAGACACGAACTGTCGCTTCAGCAGCCCCAAGCTGGTCATTGCCGCATCGAAGTGTCCAGAGAAGAAATCTTCGAG GAGTCTTACCGCCAGATAATGAAGATGCGACCGAAAGACTTGAAAAAACGGCTGATGGTGAAATTCCGTGGGGAAGAAGGTTTGGATTACGGTGGTGTGGCCAG GGAGTGGCTTTACTTGCTGTGCCATGAAATGCTGAATCCTTATTACGGGCTCTTCCAGTATTCTACGGACAATATTTACATGTTGCAAATAAATCCGGATTCTTCAATCAACCCC GACCACTTGTCTTATTTCCACTTTGTGGGGCGGATCATGGGGCTGGCTGTGTTCCATGGACACTACATCAACGGGGGCTTCACAGTGCCCTTCTATAAGCAGCTGCTGGGGAAGCCCATCCAGCTCTCAGATCTGGAATCTGTGGACCCGGAGCTGCATAAGAGCTTGGTGTGGATCCT AGAGAACGACATCACGCCTGTACTGGACCACACCTTCTGCGTGGAACACAACGCCTTCGGGCGGATCCTGCAGCATGAACTGAAACCCAATGGCAGAAATGTGCCAGTCACGGAGGAGAACAAGAAAGAATACGTCCG GTTGTACGTAAACTGGAGGTTTATGAGAGGAATTGAAGCCCAGTTCTTAGCTCTGCAGAAGGGGTTCAATGAGCTCATCCCTCAACATCTGCTGAAGCCTTTTGACCAGAAGGAACTGGAG CTGATCATAGGCGGCCTGGATAAAATAGACTTGAACGACTGGAAGTCGAACACGCGGCTGAAGCACTGTGTGGCCGACAGCAACATCGTGCGGTGGTTCTGGCAAGCAGTGGAGACGTTCGATGAAGAAAGGAGGGCCAGGCTCCTGCAGTTTGTGACTGGGTCCACGCGAGTCCCGCTCCAAGGCTTCAAGGCTTTGCAAG GTTCTACAGGCGCGGCAGGGCCCCGGCTGTTCACCATCCACCTGATAGACGCGAACACAGACAACCTTCCGAAGGCCCATACCTG CTTTAACCGGATCGACATTCCACCATATGAGTCCTATGAGAAGCTCTACGAGAAGCTGCTGACAGCCGTGGAGGAGACCTGCGGGTTTGCTGTGGAGTGA
- the SMURF1 gene encoding E3 ubiquitin-protein ligase SMURF1 isoform X4, with amino-acid sequence MSNPGTRRNGSSIKIRLTVLCAKNLAKKDFFRLPDPFAKIVVDGSGQCHSTDTVKNTLDPKWNQHYDLYVGKTDSITISVWNHKKIHKKQGAGFLGCVRLLSNAISRLKDTGYQRLDLCKLNPSDTDAVRGQIVVSLQTRDRIGSGGSVVDCRGLLENEGTVYEDSGPGRPLSCFMEEPAPYTDSTGAAAGGGNCRFVESPSQDQRLQAQRLRNPDVRGSLQTPQNRPHGHQSPELPEGYEQRTTVQGQVYFLHTQTGVSTWHDPRIPRDLNSVNCDELGPLPPGWEVRSTVSGRIYFVDHNNRTTQFTDPRLHHIMNHQCQLKEPSQPLPLPSEGSLEDEELPAQRYERDLVQKLKVLRHELSLQQPQAGHCRIEVSREEIFEESYRQIMKMRPKDLKKRLMVKFRGEEGLDYGGVAREWLYLLCHEMLNPYYGLFQYSTDNIYMLQINPDSSINPDHLSYFHFVGRIMGLAVFHGHYINGGFTVPFYKQLLGKPIQLSDLESVDPELHKSLVWILENDITPVLDHTFCVEHNAFGRILQHELKPNGRNVPVTEENKKEYVRLYVNWRFMRGIEAQFLALQKGFNELIPQHLLKPFDQKELELIIGGLDKIDLNDWKSNTRLKHCVADSNIVRWFWQAVETFDEERRARLLQFVTGSTRVPLQGFKALQGAAGPRLFTIHLIDANTDNLPKAHTCFNRIDIPPYESYEKLYEKLLTAVEETCGFAVE; translated from the exons tgtTATGTGCCAAGAACCTTGCAAAGAAAGACTTCTTCA GGCTCCCCGACCCTTTTGCAAAGATTGTCGTGGATGGGTCTGGGCAGTGCCACTCAACCGACACTGTGAAAAACACATTGGACCCAAAGTGGAACCAGCACTatgatct ATATGTTGGGAAAACGGATTCGATAACAATTAGCGTGTGGAACCACAAGAAAATTCACAAGAAACAGGGAGCTGGCTTCCTGGGCTGTGTGCGGCTGCTCTCCAATGCCATCAGCAGATTAAAAGATACCGGAT ACCAGCGTTTGGATCTATGCAAACTAAACCCCTCAGATACTGATGCAGTTCGTGGCCAGATAGTGG tcAGTTTACAGACACGAGACAGAATAGGAAGCGGCGGCTCGGTGGTGGACTGCAGAGGACTGTTAGAAAATGAAGG AACGGTGTATGAAGACTCGGGGCCTGGGAGGCCGCTCAGCTGCTTCATGGAGGAACCAGCCCCTTACACAGATAGCACCGGTGCTGCTGCTGGAGGAGGGAACTGCAGGTTCGTGGAGTCCCCAAGTCAAGATCAAAGACTTCAGGCACAGCGGCTTCGAAACCCTGATGTGCGAGGTTCACTACAGACGCCCCAGAACCGACCACACGGCCACCAGTCCCCGGAACTGCCCGAAGGCTACG AACAAAGAACAACAGTCCAGGGCCAAGTTTACTTTTTGCACACACAGACTGGAGTTAGCACATGGCACGACCCCAGGATACCAAG AGACCTTAACAGTGTGAATTGTGATGAACTTGGACCACTGCCGCCAGGCTGGGAAGTCAGAAGTACAGTTTCTGGGAGGATATATTTTGTAGATCATAATAACCGAACAACCCAGTTTACAGACCCAAGGTTACACCACATCATGAa TCACCAGTGCCAACTCAAGGAGCCCAGCCAGCCGCTGCCACTGCCCAGCGAGGGCTCTCTGGAGGACGAGGAGCTTCCTGCCCAGAGATACGAAAGAGATCTAGTCCAGAAGCTGAAAGTCCTCAGACACGAACTGTCGCTTCAGCAGCCCCAAGCTGGTCATTGCCGCATCGAAGTGTCCAGAGAAGAAATCTTCGAG GAGTCTTACCGCCAGATAATGAAGATGCGACCGAAAGACTTGAAAAAACGGCTGATGGTGAAATTCCGTGGGGAAGAAGGTTTGGATTACGGTGGTGTGGCCAG GGAGTGGCTTTACTTGCTGTGCCATGAAATGCTGAATCCTTATTACGGGCTCTTCCAGTATTCTACGGACAATATTTACATGTTGCAAATAAATCCGGATTCTTCAATCAACCCC GACCACTTGTCTTATTTCCACTTTGTGGGGCGGATCATGGGGCTGGCTGTGTTCCATGGACACTACATCAACGGGGGCTTCACAGTGCCCTTCTATAAGCAGCTGCTGGGGAAGCCCATCCAGCTCTCAGATCTGGAATCTGTGGACCCGGAGCTGCATAAGAGCTTGGTGTGGATCCT AGAGAACGACATCACGCCTGTACTGGACCACACCTTCTGCGTGGAACACAACGCCTTCGGGCGGATCCTGCAGCATGAACTGAAACCCAATGGCAGAAATGTGCCAGTCACGGAGGAGAACAAGAAAGAATACGTCCG GTTGTACGTAAACTGGAGGTTTATGAGAGGAATTGAAGCCCAGTTCTTAGCTCTGCAGAAGGGGTTCAATGAGCTCATCCCTCAACATCTGCTGAAGCCTTTTGACCAGAAGGAACTGGAG CTGATCATAGGCGGCCTGGATAAAATAGACTTGAACGACTGGAAGTCGAACACGCGGCTGAAGCACTGTGTGGCCGACAGCAACATCGTGCGGTGGTTCTGGCAAGCAGTGGAGACGTTCGATGAAGAAAGGAGGGCCAGGCTCCTGCAGTTTGTGACTGGGTCCACGCGAGTCCCGCTCCAAGGCTTCAAGGCTTTGCAAG GCGCGGCAGGGCCCCGGCTGTTCACCATCCACCTGATAGACGCGAACACAGACAACCTTCCGAAGGCCCATACCTG CTTTAACCGGATCGACATTCCACCATATGAGTCCTATGAGAAGCTCTACGAGAAGCTGCTGACAGCCGTGGAGGAGACCTGCGGGTTTGCTGTGGAGTGA
- the SMURF1 gene encoding E3 ubiquitin-protein ligase SMURF1 isoform X1, translating to MSNPGTRRNGSSIKIRLTVLCAKNLAKKDFFRLPDPFAKIVVDGSGQCHSTDTVKNTLDPKWNQHYDLYVGKTDSITISVWNHKKIHKKQGAGFLGCVRLLSNAISRLKDTGYQRLDLCKLNPSDTDAVRGQIVVSLQTRDRIGSGGSVVDCRGLLENEGTVYEDSGPGRPLSCFMEEPAPYTDSTGAAAGGGNCRFVESPSQDQRLQAQRLRNPDVRGSLQTPQNRPHGHQSPELPEGYEQRTTVQGQVYFLHTQTGVSTWHDPRIPSPSGTIPGGDAAFLYEFLLQGHTSEPRDLNSVNCDELGPLPPGWEVRSTVSGRIYFVDHNNRTTQFTDPRLHHIMNHQCQLKEPSQPLPLPSEGSLEDEELPAQRYERDLVQKLKVLRHELSLQQPQAGHCRIEVSREEIFEESYRQIMKMRPKDLKKRLMVKFRGEEGLDYGGVAREWLYLLCHEMLNPYYGLFQYSTDNIYMLQINPDSSINPDHLSYFHFVGRIMGLAVFHGHYINGGFTVPFYKQLLGKPIQLSDLESVDPELHKSLVWILENDITPVLDHTFCVEHNAFGRILQHELKPNGRNVPVTEENKKEYVRLYVNWRFMRGIEAQFLALQKGFNELIPQHLLKPFDQKELELIIGGLDKIDLNDWKSNTRLKHCVADSNIVRWFWQAVETFDEERRARLLQFVTGSTRVPLQGFKALQGSTGAAGPRLFTIHLIDANTDNLPKAHTCFNRIDIPPYESYEKLYEKLLTAVEETCGFAVE from the exons tgtTATGTGCCAAGAACCTTGCAAAGAAAGACTTCTTCA GGCTCCCCGACCCTTTTGCAAAGATTGTCGTGGATGGGTCTGGGCAGTGCCACTCAACCGACACTGTGAAAAACACATTGGACCCAAAGTGGAACCAGCACTatgatct ATATGTTGGGAAAACGGATTCGATAACAATTAGCGTGTGGAACCACAAGAAAATTCACAAGAAACAGGGAGCTGGCTTCCTGGGCTGTGTGCGGCTGCTCTCCAATGCCATCAGCAGATTAAAAGATACCGGAT ACCAGCGTTTGGATCTATGCAAACTAAACCCCTCAGATACTGATGCAGTTCGTGGCCAGATAGTGG tcAGTTTACAGACACGAGACAGAATAGGAAGCGGCGGCTCGGTGGTGGACTGCAGAGGACTGTTAGAAAATGAAGG AACGGTGTATGAAGACTCGGGGCCTGGGAGGCCGCTCAGCTGCTTCATGGAGGAACCAGCCCCTTACACAGATAGCACCGGTGCTGCTGCTGGAGGAGGGAACTGCAGGTTCGTGGAGTCCCCAAGTCAAGATCAAAGACTTCAGGCACAGCGGCTTCGAAACCCTGATGTGCGAGGTTCACTACAGACGCCCCAGAACCGACCACACGGCCACCAGTCCCCGGAACTGCCCGAAGGCTACG AACAAAGAACAACAGTCCAGGGCCAAGTTTACTTTTTGCACACACAGACTGGAGTTAGCACATGGCACGACCCCAGGATACCAAG TCCCTCGGGGACCATTCCTGGGGGAGATGCAGCTTTTCTATACGAATTCCTTCTACAAGGCCATACATCTGAGCCCAG AGACCTTAACAGTGTGAATTGTGATGAACTTGGACCACTGCCGCCAGGCTGGGAAGTCAGAAGTACAGTTTCTGGGAGGATATATTTTGTAGATCATAATAACCGAACAACCCAGTTTACAGACCCAAGGTTACACCACATCATGAa TCACCAGTGCCAACTCAAGGAGCCCAGCCAGCCGCTGCCACTGCCCAGCGAGGGCTCTCTGGAGGACGAGGAGCTTCCTGCCCAGAGATACGAAAGAGATCTAGTCCAGAAGCTGAAAGTCCTCAGACACGAACTGTCGCTTCAGCAGCCCCAAGCTGGTCATTGCCGCATCGAAGTGTCCAGAGAAGAAATCTTCGAG GAGTCTTACCGCCAGATAATGAAGATGCGACCGAAAGACTTGAAAAAACGGCTGATGGTGAAATTCCGTGGGGAAGAAGGTTTGGATTACGGTGGTGTGGCCAG GGAGTGGCTTTACTTGCTGTGCCATGAAATGCTGAATCCTTATTACGGGCTCTTCCAGTATTCTACGGACAATATTTACATGTTGCAAATAAATCCGGATTCTTCAATCAACCCC GACCACTTGTCTTATTTCCACTTTGTGGGGCGGATCATGGGGCTGGCTGTGTTCCATGGACACTACATCAACGGGGGCTTCACAGTGCCCTTCTATAAGCAGCTGCTGGGGAAGCCCATCCAGCTCTCAGATCTGGAATCTGTGGACCCGGAGCTGCATAAGAGCTTGGTGTGGATCCT AGAGAACGACATCACGCCTGTACTGGACCACACCTTCTGCGTGGAACACAACGCCTTCGGGCGGATCCTGCAGCATGAACTGAAACCCAATGGCAGAAATGTGCCAGTCACGGAGGAGAACAAGAAAGAATACGTCCG GTTGTACGTAAACTGGAGGTTTATGAGAGGAATTGAAGCCCAGTTCTTAGCTCTGCAGAAGGGGTTCAATGAGCTCATCCCTCAACATCTGCTGAAGCCTTTTGACCAGAAGGAACTGGAG CTGATCATAGGCGGCCTGGATAAAATAGACTTGAACGACTGGAAGTCGAACACGCGGCTGAAGCACTGTGTGGCCGACAGCAACATCGTGCGGTGGTTCTGGCAAGCAGTGGAGACGTTCGATGAAGAAAGGAGGGCCAGGCTCCTGCAGTTTGTGACTGGGTCCACGCGAGTCCCGCTCCAAGGCTTCAAGGCTTTGCAAG GTTCTACAGGCGCGGCAGGGCCCCGGCTGTTCACCATCCACCTGATAGACGCGAACACAGACAACCTTCCGAAGGCCCATACCTG CTTTAACCGGATCGACATTCCACCATATGAGTCCTATGAGAAGCTCTACGAGAAGCTGCTGACAGCCGTGGAGGAGACCTGCGGGTTTGCTGTGGAGTGA
- the SMURF1 gene encoding E3 ubiquitin-protein ligase SMURF1 isoform X2, producing MSNPGTRRNGSSIKIRLTVLCAKNLAKKDFFRLPDPFAKIVVDGSGQCHSTDTVKNTLDPKWNQHYDLYVGKTDSITISVWNHKKIHKKQGAGFLGCVRLLSNAISRLKDTGYQRLDLCKLNPSDTDAVRGQIVVSLQTRDRIGSGGSVVDCRGLLENEGTVYEDSGPGRPLSCFMEEPAPYTDSTGAAAGGGNCRFVESPSQDQRLQAQRLRNPDVRGSLQTPQNRPHGHQSPELPEGYEQRTTVQGQVYFLHTQTGVSTWHDPRIPSPSGTIPGGDAAFLYEFLLQGHTSEPRDLNSVNCDELGPLPPGWEVRSTVSGRIYFVDHNNRTTQFTDPRLHHIMNHQCQLKEPSQPLPLPSEGSLEDEELPAQRYERDLVQKLKVLRHELSLQQPQAGHCRIEVSREEIFEESYRQIMKMRPKDLKKRLMVKFRGEEGLDYGGVAREWLYLLCHEMLNPYYGLFQYSTDNIYMLQINPDSSINPDHLSYFHFVGRIMGLAVFHGHYINGGFTVPFYKQLLGKPIQLSDLESVDPELHKSLVWILENDITPVLDHTFCVEHNAFGRILQHELKPNGRNVPVTEENKKEYVRLYVNWRFMRGIEAQFLALQKGFNELIPQHLLKPFDQKELELIIGGLDKIDLNDWKSNTRLKHCVADSNIVRWFWQAVETFDEERRARLLQFVTGSTRVPLQGFKALQGAAGPRLFTIHLIDANTDNLPKAHTCFNRIDIPPYESYEKLYEKLLTAVEETCGFAVE from the exons tgtTATGTGCCAAGAACCTTGCAAAGAAAGACTTCTTCA GGCTCCCCGACCCTTTTGCAAAGATTGTCGTGGATGGGTCTGGGCAGTGCCACTCAACCGACACTGTGAAAAACACATTGGACCCAAAGTGGAACCAGCACTatgatct ATATGTTGGGAAAACGGATTCGATAACAATTAGCGTGTGGAACCACAAGAAAATTCACAAGAAACAGGGAGCTGGCTTCCTGGGCTGTGTGCGGCTGCTCTCCAATGCCATCAGCAGATTAAAAGATACCGGAT ACCAGCGTTTGGATCTATGCAAACTAAACCCCTCAGATACTGATGCAGTTCGTGGCCAGATAGTGG tcAGTTTACAGACACGAGACAGAATAGGAAGCGGCGGCTCGGTGGTGGACTGCAGAGGACTGTTAGAAAATGAAGG AACGGTGTATGAAGACTCGGGGCCTGGGAGGCCGCTCAGCTGCTTCATGGAGGAACCAGCCCCTTACACAGATAGCACCGGTGCTGCTGCTGGAGGAGGGAACTGCAGGTTCGTGGAGTCCCCAAGTCAAGATCAAAGACTTCAGGCACAGCGGCTTCGAAACCCTGATGTGCGAGGTTCACTACAGACGCCCCAGAACCGACCACACGGCCACCAGTCCCCGGAACTGCCCGAAGGCTACG AACAAAGAACAACAGTCCAGGGCCAAGTTTACTTTTTGCACACACAGACTGGAGTTAGCACATGGCACGACCCCAGGATACCAAG TCCCTCGGGGACCATTCCTGGGGGAGATGCAGCTTTTCTATACGAATTCCTTCTACAAGGCCATACATCTGAGCCCAG AGACCTTAACAGTGTGAATTGTGATGAACTTGGACCACTGCCGCCAGGCTGGGAAGTCAGAAGTACAGTTTCTGGGAGGATATATTTTGTAGATCATAATAACCGAACAACCCAGTTTACAGACCCAAGGTTACACCACATCATGAa TCACCAGTGCCAACTCAAGGAGCCCAGCCAGCCGCTGCCACTGCCCAGCGAGGGCTCTCTGGAGGACGAGGAGCTTCCTGCCCAGAGATACGAAAGAGATCTAGTCCAGAAGCTGAAAGTCCTCAGACACGAACTGTCGCTTCAGCAGCCCCAAGCTGGTCATTGCCGCATCGAAGTGTCCAGAGAAGAAATCTTCGAG GAGTCTTACCGCCAGATAATGAAGATGCGACCGAAAGACTTGAAAAAACGGCTGATGGTGAAATTCCGTGGGGAAGAAGGTTTGGATTACGGTGGTGTGGCCAG GGAGTGGCTTTACTTGCTGTGCCATGAAATGCTGAATCCTTATTACGGGCTCTTCCAGTATTCTACGGACAATATTTACATGTTGCAAATAAATCCGGATTCTTCAATCAACCCC GACCACTTGTCTTATTTCCACTTTGTGGGGCGGATCATGGGGCTGGCTGTGTTCCATGGACACTACATCAACGGGGGCTTCACAGTGCCCTTCTATAAGCAGCTGCTGGGGAAGCCCATCCAGCTCTCAGATCTGGAATCTGTGGACCCGGAGCTGCATAAGAGCTTGGTGTGGATCCT AGAGAACGACATCACGCCTGTACTGGACCACACCTTCTGCGTGGAACACAACGCCTTCGGGCGGATCCTGCAGCATGAACTGAAACCCAATGGCAGAAATGTGCCAGTCACGGAGGAGAACAAGAAAGAATACGTCCG GTTGTACGTAAACTGGAGGTTTATGAGAGGAATTGAAGCCCAGTTCTTAGCTCTGCAGAAGGGGTTCAATGAGCTCATCCCTCAACATCTGCTGAAGCCTTTTGACCAGAAGGAACTGGAG CTGATCATAGGCGGCCTGGATAAAATAGACTTGAACGACTGGAAGTCGAACACGCGGCTGAAGCACTGTGTGGCCGACAGCAACATCGTGCGGTGGTTCTGGCAAGCAGTGGAGACGTTCGATGAAGAAAGGAGGGCCAGGCTCCTGCAGTTTGTGACTGGGTCCACGCGAGTCCCGCTCCAAGGCTTCAAGGCTTTGCAAG GCGCGGCAGGGCCCCGGCTGTTCACCATCCACCTGATAGACGCGAACACAGACAACCTTCCGAAGGCCCATACCTG CTTTAACCGGATCGACATTCCACCATATGAGTCCTATGAGAAGCTCTACGAGAAGCTGCTGACAGCCGTGGAGGAGACCTGCGGGTTTGCTGTGGAGTGA